The Arthrobacter sp. OAP107 DNA segment CGGGATGACGTCACGCTCGCTAATCCGCTCGGCCCGCCTGTCAGGGGTCCTCTGGCTCAACTACTTCAGAATTGTGGCTTGTCAGGATAGTTGGCGAGAATGCCAACTCAGTTGGCGAGCTGAGGAGCGTGGCCGAACGGGGAAATCCCTACGCCCCTGCTGGCCAACGGTGCGCGTCAGCGGACCGAGAATGCGCCGTACGAACAGAACGCCGCTAGCTCGCGTGCCATCCGAGTTGGCGAAAGGCTCGGTTTCAGGGTCGTTCGGGCTTGGTTTTCATCGCCGATGCCAGGCGACGACCTAATCCGGAGGCGTACATGTAAGGGTTTTCGGGCGATCTCATCAACGCTCCGCCAACTCACTGGAAGGATTCGCCAGATCGTTTGGCAATTCGCCAACAAAGCTGGCAAGCGACAAGAATCCGTTAAGAAGCCGCTCTCCTGGCCATTTTGTGAGCGCCGATAACCGTGATTCCGTCAAGCTAAGCAACTACGGGTGGGGGAGTGGCCTATTCGTTCCGCCAAGCTAGGCCGAGCAGCTGGAAGGCGTCCTCGATCGCGTCGCTGTCGTGGTGGAGTTCCTCAGGCCTTGTGTGCCGCAACTTTGGGCTGACGTAGGGATCTCCTGGTCGTTCGAAGATTGCCCAGAGCCTGAGGTCGTCGCCGTGACGGGAGGAGAACGTCACGCCGTCGAGGTCTGTGGTCTCGTAAATCCAGGCGGCAATCGCTTGCGTCAATTGGCGCGGTCGGGCGTCCTTCAGGGCGGCAGCGTCAAAGTCTAAGAGACCGATGCTGAGCGCCATGCCGATGAATTGCGGATACAGCACTGCGATGGATTTCGAGTCCGTCACGGCACAGTAGGTGCCGACCAGCTCGGCTGAGGTCGCAGCGCGAGCGTGAAGCCATTCCCGCGGGACCTGCCCTGGTGGCGCCGTGGGTGCAGTAGCGCGTCCTCATCGTCCTCGATGATCGCGTCGAGTTCCACGGCAAGCCTGGCGTCGCGACGAAACGCGGCGAGCACCTCGAGCAGGCATGCCCGGAGGCTCGAACCGGCGTACACGGTGCGGAAGTTTCCGTGCAGGTCATCCCATCTACCGGGGAACCGGCCATCGGTAGCCCATTCCCAGCCGCTCCATGCCCAAGGGTCCGGGCGGAACCCAATCCGCCAAACCCGGGCGTCCGCCGCAGCTGTTGCCAGGTCTTCAATGCCCACCCGTCAGCCTGCTGCCGCGAATGCCCTGGCGGCAGCAAGGACAGCCTGTGCCGCGTCCTCGACCTTTCCTTCGCGCAGCAATCGCGCCGGCGGCACGTCGTCCAGTTGGGGATTCATGCCTTGGAACCATGCCT contains these protein-coding regions:
- a CDS encoding RES domain-containing protein, with translation MGIEDLATAAADARVWRIGFRPDPWAWSGWEWATDGRFPGRWDDLHGNFRTVYAGSSLRACLLEVLAAFRRDARLAVELDAIIEDDEDALLHPRRHQGRSRGNGFTLALRPQPSWSAPTVP